A single region of the Sciurus carolinensis chromosome 14, mSciCar1.2, whole genome shotgun sequence genome encodes:
- the Izumo3 gene encoding izumo sperm-egg fusion protein 3 isoform X2, whose product MGDLWLLLLLPLSLAALHGVKGCLECDPKFIEDIRTLLTNLVPSEVPGRNQLLERQFKEMTHISFKVSHRDKMLRVLAVQKVVKLRTWLKNEFYRLGNETWKGVFILQGKLLEVRQNLEPKVKETLKAFSEVVVTEGPVLDCWTCLRITTRCFRGEYCREEDPRKAEQREIALFLILLAEAGILASAVLLFYMCVTHRRKMQTIRRTLKKYLEKKLEELVGAADEEDKKDSEPRK is encoded by the exons ATGGGTGACCTGTGGTTACTCTTGctcctgcccctgtccctggCAGCCCTCCATGGGGTCAAAGGCTGTTTGGAGTGTGACCCCAAATTCATAGAGGATATTAGGACCTTGCTGACAAATCTGGTACCCTCCGAAGTCCCTGGCCGAAATCAACTACTTGAACGGCAGTTTAAGGAGATGACCCATATAAGCTTCAAGGTCTCCCACAGGGACAAGATGCTTCGGGTGTTGG CTGTTCAAAAGGTTGTCAAGTTGAGAACATGGCTGAAGAATGAATTTTATAGACTGGGCAATGAAACATGGAAAG GTGTCTTTATCCTACAAGGCAAGCTTCTTGAGGTCCGCCAAAACCTGGAACCCAAAGTGAAAGAAACGTTAAAGGCCTTCTCTGAAGTTG ttGTGACTGAAGGTCCTGTCCTTGATTGTTGGACCTGTCTTCGCATCACCACCCGGTGCTTCAGAGGAGAATATTGTAGAG aaGAGGATCCGAGGAAGGCTGAACAGCGAGAGATTGCATTATTTCTGATATTGCTGGCAGAAGCTGGAATATTGGCAAGTGCTGTGTTACT ATTCTATATGTGTGTCACTCATCGGAGGAAAATGCAGACAATACGAAGGACACTAAAAAAATATCTGGAGAAGAAACTTGAAGAATTAGTGGGGGCAGCAGATGAGGAAGACAAAAAAGATTCTGAACctagaaaataa
- the Izumo3 gene encoding izumo sperm-egg fusion protein 3 isoform X1 has product MGDLWLLLLLPLSLAALHGVKGCLECDPKFIEDIRTLLTNLVPSEVPGRNQLLERQFKEMTHISFKVSHRDKMLRVLAVQKVVKLRTWLKNEFYRLGNETWKGVFILQGKLLEVRQNLEPKVKETLKAFSEVACSEDCIVTEGPVLDCWTCLRITTRCFRGEYCREEDPRKAEQREIALFLILLAEAGILASAVLLFYMCVTHRRKMQTIRRTLKKYLEKKLEELVGAADEEDKKDSEPRK; this is encoded by the exons ATGGGTGACCTGTGGTTACTCTTGctcctgcccctgtccctggCAGCCCTCCATGGGGTCAAAGGCTGTTTGGAGTGTGACCCCAAATTCATAGAGGATATTAGGACCTTGCTGACAAATCTGGTACCCTCCGAAGTCCCTGGCCGAAATCAACTACTTGAACGGCAGTTTAAGGAGATGACCCATATAAGCTTCAAGGTCTCCCACAGGGACAAGATGCTTCGGGTGTTGG CTGTTCAAAAGGTTGTCAAGTTGAGAACATGGCTGAAGAATGAATTTTATAGACTGGGCAATGAAACATGGAAAG GTGTCTTTATCCTACAAGGCAAGCTTCTTGAGGTCCGCCAAAACCTGGAACCCAAAGTGAAAGAAACGTTAAAGGCCTTCTCTGAAGTTG CTTGTTCTGAAGATTGCA ttGTGACTGAAGGTCCTGTCCTTGATTGTTGGACCTGTCTTCGCATCACCACCCGGTGCTTCAGAGGAGAATATTGTAGAG aaGAGGATCCGAGGAAGGCTGAACAGCGAGAGATTGCATTATTTCTGATATTGCTGGCAGAAGCTGGAATATTGGCAAGTGCTGTGTTACT ATTCTATATGTGTGTCACTCATCGGAGGAAAATGCAGACAATACGAAGGACACTAAAAAAATATCTGGAGAAGAAACTTGAAGAATTAGTGGGGGCAGCAGATGAGGAAGACAAAAAAGATTCTGAACctagaaaataa